AGCCTCTCTATCTAACCAAAGAGCAGAAAAATTTCCCTCACCTACAATTTCAACTATTCTATTTTTTAACATTTTTAACTTGTTTCTGAGTTCAAATGTTTTTTCAACTCTATTACTTATAAAATCTACCATTTCTTTCGGTAAAGTATAATTTAAGACAGGTAAAACATCTGAATCAAATTCTCTTCTTGTTAATATATTTGGAAGAAATGTATGTGAACTTGATAGATTTATTCCTAATTTATCTTTTAATTTTTTAGCAGCTTCACTTGGTAAAGGAGGCATTAATCCAGCTATATCAAGCCAGTTATCAAGTTCTGCTGAGTTCATGTTCTATCATCCTTTGCTAAATATCCTGTGTCGTTAATTTTTCAGAACTAAAAGTCAATAAGTTACTTAAAACTCTTTCTCTTACAGCTTTTAACTGATTTGCTTTATATTGTTCATGTGAAGCAGGGCCAAATTTTGCCATTTCATAGCTTTCTTGATCCATCATCTGAATTTCAATAGGAAAATAGTGAGCAAAATATTGTGGAATAACACTTTCCATCCAAGGTTCTTGCCGCAAAATTCCAGTATATCTTCTCAGTTGATTTGTCATTGATTCTAGCACAAGATAAGCGGGATTTGGTGTTCTAACAAGGTGTCTTACTGTAAATTGAAGAGAGCGATAATGTTGACTGCTAAACGTATTTGAACGCTTGTTGTTATCATCGTTCGTTTGTGCAGACCAAGACATATTTTTACACATATTTTCAAACTCAAGATCAGTTAAAGTACCACAAGAATTTAAATCTTTTAAAAAACTAAATATTTTTTTAGGATGACGGATATTAAGTAATGAATTACGAGTTCTAATTGAAACTACTTGATGTGGTATAATAATATCAGCTTCAATTAATAACTTTAGTAGCAATGGAATTTCGTTTGAGTTTTGTACGACAAAACGCACTCCTAAATAGTCAAATACATCATCAACGATACTATCTGGCTTGTGTAATAATTTTAAAACTATGCTTGTCCTTGTTTTTGCTTCTTTCCATTCTACTTTATTCAAATGGATTACAGCATTTTTAAATTGGCATATAATTGGTTCAGAGTGCGAAGAGTGATGTGATGGTTGCAGGATGTTCTTGATTCTTTTAAAGATTTGTTCTCGCGCGTCGTCAATAATATGAAGTCTACCGCTAAATTGCAAATTAGAAATGGCATACATTACTTTTAAAATGGAACAACACCAAAGTCTGAGATATCTTTTCCTTGGATCAAATGAACTTGCATTTATTAAAAGTTCACATGGGTTTGTGATATGAATAATTTGTGAGGGTACAACAAATTTTTCACGTTCTTGCTCTGTAAATAAAACGTGTCGGATAAAAAAAATAGATTCCCCAAAAAACTGTTCAAACTGTTTTATATGTAATTGATTTGCCAGATCAAAACCACAATTTTTTAAAAAGACTTCAGCCTGTGCTATGGTTTGAAAATTTAAATTGCGTTGAGAATAGGAATTTTTTATTCCAAGGATCACCTCAAATTCTTGCCAGGGAA
The Pigmentibacter ruber genome window above contains:
- a CDS encoding TIGR04552 family protein; this translates as MKEIQNQLANKGLTENYLSSINSPWNIPWQEFEVILGIKNSYSQRNLNFQTIAQAEVFLKNCGFDLANQLHIKQFEQFFGESIFFIRHVLFTEQEREKFVVPSQIIHITNPCELLINASSFDPRKRYLRLWCCSILKVMYAISNLQFSGRLHIIDDAREQIFKRIKNILQPSHHSSHSEPIICQFKNAVIHLNKVEWKEAKTRTSIVLKLLHKPDSIVDDVFDYLGVRFVVQNSNEIPLLLKLLIEADIIIPHQVVSIRTRNSLLNIRHPKKIFSFLKDLNSCGTLTDLEFENMCKNMSWSAQTNDDNNKRSNTFSSQHYRSLQFTVRHLVRTPNPAYLVLESMTNQLRRYTGILRQEPWMESVIPQYFAHYFPIEIQMMDQESYEMAKFGPASHEQYKANQLKAVRERVLSNLLTFSSEKLTTQDI